ATGCTCTGGTtaatggattattgtgatgtctgGAATTGGCCCGAGTGATTTATAACTCActtcttttcttttatgtttttacctttttttttttttttttttttgtggtggcaTTTTTTATGACAAGAGGTCTGCTAATTTTATAGCTTTGCAGTTGTCGCATAAAACCAACAAAACAATTGTAGCCTAATGGTACTGCACAAGTCTAATGTAACCTTTACAAATCCAAGCAACATTTATTTAGCAGAAGGCGTATAGAAGCTATACTGAAGCTGAGTGCAAGAATTTCTGTAAACACAGTGATTGTCAGTCAACCTTTTCCACTACTGAATCATTACACATTCAATCCATAGTTGGTTGGCCTTTCTGCCATGAAGACGAAAAATGTCAACCCATCTTCCAGGAAGACGATTGATTGGAATCTTATCATCTTGTGAATTCCTGTTGACTTAATAAACGGATACAAACCAATCAGGAAAGCGATTATTTCTTTGACCAGAAGGTGTGATACAAGGAGCTATTTTTTAACTCCATTCATGATGAGCAGTTCAGACTGAGGATAAATGGATTGATAGGATGGGGGTATATTTAGCACAGATGGAATGTTTGAAATAGTTCTTGGAAAAATGTTTAGAGCTCAGATGTTGTTATAATTACCATGCGGAAATAGGCAGCCATCCTTCCAGGGACCCCATCTGCCCCCCCAAGCCCTAAATCGCCCCTTCCCATCTGCCTCATTCTGCCCCCAGCTTTCTTCCAATGTCTCTCTGTATCTAGACACCCAAGTTAACTTAAGAAATGGCTAAAGCTAATTTAAACATAATATACATTACAATCTATGAAACACTTGGTAGTGTTGGTTTTTCACTTTGTTGTGAAATGCTGTTCTGCATCTACACTACATCTATTGTtgacagtatttattattttaagtgttatacgcttaaaatgttttatttgcgagattatattaatacttttaaaaagtgatttataccacactacattttttaaataaaactaaagaccAGTGTTGGGGGTAAAGTATTATTACAAGTAATGCGAGACAGAAGcacttccttcagcctgaggcttatCTTACATAtacttttggtgtgaaagtcTTTACAGtcaccaaaaatataacttttgggggttttattattaaaaacaaataggcAAGGCTGGTTTGGGTGACAAAAAGTAAGGCAGAAGTTGTCAGGtttttggcaaggaggaactccggtgcagacaggatttacaacacaaacaggtttatttacaaaaaggggaaaataaaaacccacgagggggaaaacaaggactagggcagatacaaaaataactaaacaggactgattaatcaagataaacaaagactcaaaacaggagaacactgactacaaataaacactcacggtatacaggacacagtatcttaaaggggttaccagggtatTATCACGAACCACAATCACAATTcttagggaacaaatctcaaatcacaggtgaggaacacaatgaaccgacgcaagacagagcacactaggagatctaaatagggggaacaatcaagacacgacaggtggcacagatgggacaatcaagacacgactaggttaacaaggggggcggggcaagggaacgagacaacacaagcacatggcccaaaggcaaggccatgtgcttgtacacaaaacacgggtctgtcatgatcctgcctcaagactaggaaaaatcaaggacacgagggcagaatcatgacagaacccctcccttaaggagcggcttccagacgctcctcaagggaacatcaaacacgagacatgacggactgggacaccgacacaaaccaacaagacatgacaaataataacaaaggcagacatgaatacacgacggcagggttagggtgacaaatcaaaaaaaacaaacagggaaggggaggaggcgggaccacaaagttcatgggggacagaccagggtgggtgggtggtgcaggaatcttaggaggacaggacgaaggctgacgacggggggtacgggcaggtctgggtggtgaggggcggggaggggtctcgggacaactgacaggggacatgataggagcagacaagggacgcggggcaacacttacgggacgcggggagacgacagctggacacggggggacaacatctactggacacggggcaacatctactggacacggggggacaacaggacatctacgggacacggggccacatcaaccggatacatgactacatcagcaggacacggggcaacactcacgggacacggggagacaacatctacgggacacggggagacgacatcaggacactcgggatttctggggacagggtctgaggacaagacaggactgacggggacttctaggatacggacaagactagacaaataatctgaaaaggctttagccgctaagacaattggcatctccttacgagatgagacacgctgtactaaagtctttgctgcagagtcggccgcggcactctcctgcgctctcacgactgccgacttgcatactgccctcttctctgccagctcgggcacgccagcgctcaccgctgctggctcgggcacgccagcgctcaccgctgctggctcgggcacgccagcgctcaccgctgctggctcgggcacgccagcgctctccgctgctggcacgggcacgccagcgctctccgctgctggcacgggcacgccagcgctctccgctgctggcacggacacgccagcgctctccgctgctggcacggacacgccagcgctctccgctgctggcacggacacgccagcgctctccgctgctggcacggacacgccagcgctctccgctgctggcacggacacgccagcgctctccgctgctggcacggacacgccagcgctctccgctgctggcacgggaggagacagggtcacaggaccggcaggccccctcttcctccttgggcgcggtgcagaggccacagctgggtcagaggcgggttgggggagtttggtctcggacgccgaagactcagaagttgactcccatgaaaaccgtctccctcgtttcatggggagactgctggctgtggagggcacctcaggactctgggaggggcttgcctgatcccccagggttgccacggccaggacacgaccctcagggatcgttggcagctgggtaggtggaggggacctctgtggctcctcctgggagatgctttcccacagccgggcataattacggaggacccattccccctcaggcgagtatgggagggtgacccccttcctgtcggcggGGGACGACGTCCAGCACAGCCTCCGGAACTCCGCCTGACGCTGAAGCTCAgaggccctcctgcctgctgagttccttggtggtcggttcattctgtcaggtttttggcaaggaggaactcaggtgcagacaggatttacaacacaaacaggtttatttacaaaaaggggaaaataaaaacccacgagggggaaaacaaggactagggcagatacaaaaataactaaacaggactgattaatcaagataaacaaagactcaaaacaggagaacactgactacaaataaacactcacggtatacaggacacagtatcttaaaggggttaccagggtatTATCACGAACCACAATCACAATTcttagggaacaaatctcaatcacaggtgaggaacacaatgaaccgacgcaagacagagcacactaggagatctaaatagggggaacaatcaagacacgacaggtggcacagatgggacaatcaagacacgactaggttaacaaggggggcggggcaagggaacgagacaacacaagcacatggcccaaaggcaaggccatgtgcttgtacacaaaacacgggtctgtcatgatcctgcctcaagactaggaaaaatcaaggacacgagggcagaatcatgacagaagtagcataacacattactttccataaaaattaACTAAGTgatgcaattagttactttttttatggagtaacacaatattttaatgcattatttttaaaagtaacttcccCCAATATTGACCGTGACTGTGAAAAATGTACAGacctaaaaaaaatatacttttcctTATTGATCCCTATAAAATTTAAGCTAAAATtttgattttgctaaaaaaaaaaaaaaaaaaaaaaagatttgttgtaCGTCAGTTACTTCAGAGTATTGTGGGGCACAAAACATGTATCGACTTGTACATATTGATGAACTAATATTTGGCATTCCTTATTTAGATTAATTGGGTTATCTGGACTATTTGTTTGAATTTAGATTATTGTCTTGTTAGACAATGAATCATCTCAAACAGTGGAGCATGATCAGTAAGTGGTAAAGCATAAAGGTTCCCTCTCAACTGTCTTTGTCTGGCTGTTAGAAATGGCAAAGGTCAGCAGATTCCAGGTTGCATGTTTTCTTCAACCTGTCTCAGCAGCTGTGCTTtggtattacatttttaaaaagatttagaccataaattattcaattaatatttgtgaattgttttttttttttttttttttttttttttttttttttgctttatccaAATCTTTTGTGAAACCTAAATAAACTGATGTCATTTAACACAGCATCATTTTTACGAGGATGACGTTTCCTCCATCTCCCGTTAGATGGCGCCATATGCTAAATCTTTACTCCTCATTACAGAATAGTCTGCATTTGACATCAGAAGGAAGGATATCCAAAACAGCCTGAGTGCTCTGGACGCATTAGTAATCAAGAAATCTgctatgaaattaatttaaattttattacacTACATTGCAGATTCACTTAATAACCATATACACTTCCACCACTTTggccatattttttttaattattctgttGCTGTGTTAGTCATAATAATTGCTTTTGGAATCAACggattattattttgctatttatttaaaatgtgtatttgtaaATGGCAATAGTGAAACCAGCAAGTTTTCACATCTGATTCAACAAAATGCTGCACTCTGATTACCTCAAATTGCTTTTATAATGAATACACGTAAaaggtttttttaaacatttgtcatGAAGTGCTTTATTGAACTCTGAAGCAGACAATTATGCACCCACAATGGTTGAATAATAAAGTGGTGAGATGAATCAAATCAGCATGATTCGTGGGATATTAATCTACGCATTTTACcattgttaatacattttaaatgatgaataaaaaaatgatcaaatgcaaAACAGTATTAGAGGGCAACTGATATTTTGTCATTGCTTGATATGGCCACTCATTAAAGATCCACTGAAATCTTCAGTCATTCCCATTTCTGAAAGAGAAAAATAGTACTTTCACATGTCAAGATTCAATTACTAGAAATGTAATGAAACAAATCAACTGTTATGTAATTCACCTTTTAATCGCAGGTATGCAAGATGACCCAGCAATGAGAGAAAATAGGAATCATCTGTGGAATATGAAAACAGACTATTTAGCTTTAAGGTtttctataataatattaataagaagaaatttcattaaaaaaaaaagctgtaagaACTGACTGTATGAAGATGCTGGTAAGTTTGAACTTTCATTCCACATGTCTCTTTTGCCCGTAGCTCTGTGTCTTACATTAAGACTTCTGTGAGCATCTGCAAGAGGACAGCCACGAAATTATCACAATAAAACCAATATTAAATGTACTTGAAATACAAATGTACTGTACACAATATTTTCAAgtttgtctaattatttgaatgcaatgAACTTACAAGGTCCTAGCAGGTACCCAGCACTGTTCAGAGTCCATCCCTTTTTCTCTGGATTCTGTGGGATTAACAAAGAGACTCATAAAAGAgatgacgaaaaaaaaaaaaaaacaatcatcttGCTGAGCTTCAGAAGAGGTAATAGAAGGTGTACCGTGAGGGTCATGCCATGGATCCTTGACAGATGTGCAGTAAAGACACAGAGCGAGATACAAAATAAAGCACAACTCGTCTGCATCTGTGAAAAAAACAATCCATATtcagtctttttattattattattattgctgttgtatTTGTAGGTTGTGTTAGGTTAGGTTTACCAGATCCCATTAATACTAAAGGATGACGTTAGAAATTAATCAGtatttataaagaaatatataaaactcACAAATTTGAAACAGCAAGACTgagattacttttttatttaaatatctaaataaaagatAAAGATTTTTTCCTTTCCAAAATTGTTGAAAGCCATTTAATCTGAAATATCCTATTTGTTAGCCCTTTCCTCCCCAAATTTCAATATCAgtgaattattataatattcaacAAATATGATAAAGATTGATCTATGGTTCCATGGAAAACCTTTAGCATCCGTGGtatctttccattgcacaaaagattatttagtaaatagaagcttcttcagattattaaaatgttcttcacgcCAAGAAAAGAACAGATCTTTGGGAAACCTAAAATGGTTTTTCTGGCACTGCTGCGAAAACAATCCTTTTGCACCCTTTATTTTTAGAGTGTATGCATATTTGTATTGTTATCattgaatttaataaattgtATCTTTGATGTTTTTCCTCAAGCTGTAACTTCACAGGCacaattcaaaaaaatattaaagtggtTAAAACGTTAAACACAACAAAGATAATACTTACCTTATAAGAGAACAGTTgctgtttataaatatttatttaaaaaaaacggattccagaaaaaaaaacagagacagtCTGTAACCTTCAAACAACAGGTTTGCTGCAGGTGTGCGTCTGAATGAGGGACAGTCTGTCTTTTATACACCCAGCGGCATACAGCATATTAACATAATGAAACTCTATTAGTACAACGTTCATTTGTTCATTTCTCATAATTACTGGTGCTGTTTACAGAGACGGGAGAGAGAGGAAGGACAGAGAATGATGATACAGAATTAATCAGACAGTAAGCAAGGTTATGCGGTACAGGACAGGAGGAGGAATAGtcccaaaaacaacaaaacatacatatagtgtagatctatctatctatctatctatctatctatctatctatctatctatctatctatctatctatctatctatctatctatctatctatctatctatctatccattggATTCACATGAGGCAATACTGAAATCCAGTTCAATCCATGATGCTTTTCTCCATTTAATAACAGCACTTTGCCCTAGATATAATTACAGCACCTACCGCTCCTTTCTATCCATTAACAGGGAAGCCCTAAAACACTCCACCTAATTATCTGCAACTAATTGTGCTAAAGCTGCATTTGTGGCGGGGGTGAGGGATACAGCCGACAAGGAAGCGTGTTGAAACAGGGAATGAGAGCTGAAATTTCAGACTCCTGTGGGAGGCATTATAGTGACCTTAGATGAATTAACCCCGATCTTTGCCCCCGTGTTTAATTTTTATGCACTCATCTTCTGCTAAGAGCAGGTCAGCTCTTATACCTGAGGTaatttcttttttcccctctcagAAATCGATATCCTGAGGTTTTGGGCAGCAGTTGAAATCATAGGAATTGTGGAAATAGTTAGATGGAAACAGATCAAACAATTTTACTTAAAACTTATAAATGTCAAAtctattaattgttttaaatccTGCAGCCTGTGAATAACATGAAAAGATCACAAAATGTCATATCATGaaaataatttgcttgaattttaAGTCAAATGCTGCTAATTCAGAGGAGTAAAAAGGGAGTATATGGGTCTAAAAGCTGTAAGAGTCTGTGACTATAGGGCTGATATTTTATTTATGGTGGGTGTTCTGTACACTTGCCTTCCGCTGAAGATGCTTTGCTTACAGACAGGAACTCTCAAGCAATAGAACGAATCAGAATTAAGAATTTTATATATGCAAAATGTAGTTTTACATGATCTCATGTGAAGCCACCACGTTTCATTTACCCTCCGTGTAACCTCACCGACTTTGCCCAGTTTAAGGTaagttcattttatttcttttgtaaaACAATTGACTCTAGAAAACATTATAAGGAATCAGTCAAATTCTGAAAATGTTCTAAGATATGCCAGTTAGATGTTGATTATATAGAAACATTGTTTATCTGAGACACCGTTTGTGATCAAAAAAGTTACATAATAggaggaaataataaaaaaaaaatactgtctgATTTAACCATCATACAGGATGTAGCcctaaaaaatctaaattgataTAATCACAGAAGGATGTACTCTCCAATTTTCATAACAGCAAACAAAGTACTTTTTTCCCAGTGCTAGTACTTGAATAGTTAATGACATGCATGTGTAAAATGATAGCTTTGGTTTCGTTACCATAGGCAAGGAAATACGAGACTACAAGACACTTCCTGTGCCCTCTTCTGTTTTTGTGCTAGAGAAAAGGAGTGGGGGTTATTTTGTATTATCTTTCTAGGCAGCAAATTCTTATAAACACATACGAAAACAAATGTAGCACACATGCTATTCTTAAAGAAAAACTGTGAAACCAGCTTGGTTCTGTGAACACTTAGAAAGTTGAACAATATGGCATATTTTCTGCTTCTCAGCCTGCTACTgataataaaaagtgttttttttttttttttttttttttttttaattcttttacaATTTTCACTGGTTCTtataagattattttaatatttatttattttgtgcttaCAGATATGGCATCTGAGTGCTGTCTCAGTCTCACCAAATACTTCCTCTTTCTCTTCAACTTGATATTCTTTGTAAGTTGAAAATGAGTCTTAAGACACAGTTAACCAATTTATAATATTGTCTACCAAaatcataaaatacatacattacaatACCCTCTGGTACATTAAACAGCAATGAGATAATTTTCTTACAGTAATATAACTTTTTGGTCTCAGCAAGGCCAAATGTTCACATTCTTACAATGTAGATGTCGGACTGCTGTTGGACTGTGATTTTTCAACAGAAACTGTCTCATTTAGCTCTTAGGATCTCTCCTCCTATCTATGGGACTATGGATACTACTTTCAGAGGATAAAATGTTCAGTAAGTGTTACCTTTATTTGAGTGTGGAATTAACTGTGTATTCTGGTTCTTTGTCTATTAATCATTACATGTTGTGAActattaaatattacttttttttgcaGAGATTTTTGAAGTGCCTCCTCCTCCCTACATTTCCATCCATCTCTTGTCTTACTTGTTGATCATCAGTGGCTCTGTGACCATGTCATTAGGCTTCTTAGGATGTCTAGGTTCTCTGAAGACTGTCAAATGCCTGCTGGCAACTGTGAGTTTTCAGAAAACCAAAACTTTATGGATTTATATGCCATTTATGTGACTGATTTGAGATGTATGCCATCGGAGATACACTTTAACcataaaaaatactgttaaaattttAAGAGCTTAGTAGTAGTCACCAACCTCTTGGGAATTGTGCTTGCTTTTGGTGCAAGTGTTTGTAATGCATCAGTACGTTTATCTGCTCCATTGAACTGTAACAGTGTGTTAAAATAAGCTTTATTTATCTGCAGTATTTTATCCTGCTCACGATTCTTCTCGCGGCTCAGATAGTGGGTGCGGTTCTTTTCTACACCCAGAAGACTGAGGTAACCCAAGCGTGAGGATCAGCAGTCCCACCCAGTTAGTGCTGGGCTTTTTAGAACGATCCAGCACATGACTTAATTAATTTGGTGTCAAGATTTAAATCAGTTTGATTGATTTCTCTTATTGAAAGCTATATGCCTATAAAGCTTCAGATGCAATCATGACTAAAACATCTTCgacttgtttttttcctcactctTAATCAGCTGGCTGTTTCACTAGAGGTTCAAACTGTTAAACTAATAAGCACATTTGGACAAAATAATTCCAATTTCAAGAGTTTTGAAACGACTCTACTGGATATTCAGAAGAAGGTGAGATTC
Above is a window of Carassius gibelio isolate Cgi1373 ecotype wild population from Czech Republic chromosome B12, carGib1.2-hapl.c, whole genome shotgun sequence DNA encoding:
- the gall gene encoding galanin peptides-like translates to MQTSCALFCISLCVFTAHLSRIHGMTLTNPEKKGWTLNSAGYLLGPYAHRSLNVRHRATGKRDMWNESSNLPASSYNDSYFLSLLGHLAYLRLKEMGMTEDFSGSLMSGHIKQ
- the cd37 gene encoding leukocyte antigen CD37 — its product is MASECCLSLTKYFLFLFNLIFFLLGSLLLSMGLWILLSEDKMFKIFEVPPPPYISIHLLSYLLIISGSVTMSLGFLGCLGSLKTVKCLLATYFILLTILLAAQIVGAVLFYTQKTELAVSLEVQTVKLISTFGQNNSNFKSFETTLLDIQKKAKCCGWNGIEDWGKSIPCSCYVNATVNATYEIKHPKCFTCSSNSSCSDGIYYQGCGEKIKTWLDENLLLILVFILAICVVEICGMILSMCLYKEGSVEYNTIFY